In Pseudomonas nunensis, a single window of DNA contains:
- a CDS encoding lipase/acyltransferase domain-containing protein, with the protein MEVVILIPGIMGTSLVLPAKNPGDTEEEVWPPTPTEAALRYKRLDKLMDPALKPGSPIDKVACYNFYSLLRTHLDDLKYPHDDSAKRRVEFGYDWRLDNFHTADLLAQRIEAEYAKGARSISLVAHSMGGMVARLLLEGGKYDERPWFKSVRLLVTLATPHLGAPLALARIFGLDGVAGLNAADVAKLANNPAYPSAYQLIPAPDEAAIWSMDSPDLASVDPYDADSAKDLGLVPELLERARAVHEVLAREQRPEHVRYVYFAGSGHRTLTRVNVVHTPGQAVQHSQSRLTFTDDSGDGTVPVYSSLPSKGQRQIVINEHSTVFKGSAFRRAFFRLLGGDAGTALENADNLDLEGNLLSGSLDRQTYSMGQEVELTLQVVNRSQADEAPPIDMIAGELVLERLDADSLKPLTVTRLPLAYQGTPLRRLSTLLANITSNPGLYRLTFEGKPSLREPLPFVVTAND; encoded by the coding sequence ATGGAAGTCGTGATTTTGATCCCTGGCATCATGGGCACCAGCCTGGTTCTCCCGGCAAAGAATCCCGGCGATACAGAAGAAGAAGTCTGGCCGCCAACGCCGACCGAGGCGGCGCTGAGGTACAAGCGCCTGGATAAGTTGATGGACCCCGCCCTCAAGCCCGGCAGTCCGATTGACAAGGTCGCCTGTTATAACTTTTACAGCCTGCTGCGAACTCACCTAGACGATCTTAAGTATCCCCACGACGACAGCGCCAAGCGTCGGGTGGAGTTTGGCTACGACTGGCGACTCGATAACTTTCATACCGCCGACCTGCTCGCGCAGCGTATCGAGGCCGAGTATGCAAAGGGCGCCCGCAGTATTTCCCTGGTGGCACACTCCATGGGCGGGATGGTCGCCCGGCTGCTGCTGGAAGGCGGAAAATACGACGAAAGGCCCTGGTTCAAGAGCGTCCGGCTGCTGGTCACCCTGGCCACGCCCCACCTTGGAGCACCGCTGGCACTGGCCCGTATCTTCGGCCTGGATGGCGTCGCAGGGCTTAACGCGGCTGACGTTGCCAAGCTGGCCAATAATCCGGCGTACCCCTCGGCCTACCAGTTGATCCCGGCCCCGGATGAGGCGGCCATTTGGTCAATGGACAGCCCGGACCTGGCCAGCGTAGATCCCTACGACGCCGATAGCGCAAAAGACCTGGGCCTGGTCCCAGAATTGCTGGAGCGCGCTCGCGCCGTGCATGAGGTGCTGGCGCGCGAGCAACGCCCCGAGCATGTGCGATATGTCTATTTTGCCGGTAGCGGCCACCGCACCCTCACGCGAGTCAATGTGGTTCATACGCCTGGGCAAGCGGTTCAGCATTCGCAATCGCGGCTAACCTTCACGGACGACTCCGGCGACGGAACCGTGCCCGTCTACAGTTCATTGCCGAGCAAAGGGCAGCGCCAGATTGTTATCAATGAACACTCAACGGTGTTCAAGGGCTCTGCTTTTCGTCGAGCGTTCTTTCGTCTTTTGGGCGGTGATGCTGGCACGGCCCTGGAAAACGCGGACAACTTGGACCTAGAAGGTAACCTGCTGTCGGGTTCGCTGGACCGTCAAACCTATTCAATGGGCCAGGAAGTCGAATTGACGCTGCAGGTTGTCAATCGAAGCCAGGCGGATGAAGCGCCGCCGATCGATATGATCGCTGGTGAGCTAGTCCTGGAACGCCTGGACGCAGACAGTCTGAAGCCCTTGACTGTCACCCGTCTGCCCCTTGCCTACCAGGGCACGCCGCTGCGGCGGCTGAGTACTCTGCTTGCCAATATCACCTCAAACCCTGGACTTTACCGACTTACTTTCGAAGGCAAGCCGAGCCTGAGGGAGCCGCTGCCGTTTGTGGTCACCGCAAATGACTGA
- a CDS encoding trypsin-like serine peptidase produces MTEIEQFRQRLAAGALSTGQESQLGAANLSPARREASLERLASLINARGFSGDTAGRQLLIDASRGLDAIAPGAAVPLTSAMRVGIEAIIHADGSRPSVMTCNDSIDALDPTLGSWQVRLLQEPVQLRKVIRAVARISIVSAIPERPIRTVGTGFLTETGLLTNRHVLQCIAVPDNQAPGQWRFHEGVIIDFGAERARTEPLAPRALPVRVLECGPDEIGQTSNPALLDLALIEVQADTAAVALPAFLEIERDSASLHSGKNVFAVGFPVRPQPGTEGGQILLRLFGDVFEVKRVSPGLVDLVHGQLVGDSNPPRCFSHDASTLGGSSGSCIVDLEGSWKVIGLHFGGRSGVRNLAHELACVQ; encoded by the coding sequence ATGACTGAGATCGAGCAGTTTCGGCAACGCCTTGCCGCGGGTGCACTGTCAACGGGCCAGGAGAGTCAACTCGGCGCTGCAAACCTGAGCCCCGCGCGACGCGAGGCCTCCCTTGAACGATTGGCGTCCCTGATCAACGCCCGCGGGTTTAGCGGTGACACCGCAGGCCGTCAGTTGCTGATCGATGCAAGTCGTGGCCTGGATGCGATTGCCCCTGGCGCCGCCGTACCGCTGACCAGCGCCATGCGCGTCGGTATCGAAGCAATCATCCATGCCGACGGATCCCGGCCTTCGGTGATGACGTGCAACGACAGTATCGACGCACTGGATCCGACGCTGGGGTCGTGGCAGGTCAGGCTTTTGCAGGAGCCGGTGCAACTGCGCAAAGTCATAAGGGCCGTGGCCCGAATCAGCATTGTTTCCGCCATTCCGGAGCGGCCGATCCGCACCGTGGGTACCGGTTTTCTGACTGAAACGGGGCTGCTCACCAATCGCCATGTGCTGCAATGCATCGCCGTACCGGACAATCAGGCCCCCGGCCAGTGGCGTTTCCACGAAGGTGTCATCATCGATTTCGGGGCCGAGCGCGCCAGGACCGAGCCCCTGGCACCTCGTGCACTGCCAGTCCGCGTACTTGAATGCGGACCCGATGAGATCGGCCAAACCAGCAATCCGGCCTTGCTTGACCTAGCGTTGATCGAAGTGCAGGCAGACACCGCGGCTGTCGCGCTTCCGGCTTTTCTGGAGATTGAACGGGACAGCGCCAGTCTTCATTCAGGCAAGAACGTGTTTGCGGTCGGCTTTCCCGTCAGGCCCCAACCCGGCACCGAGGGTGGCCAGATTCTGCTGCGATTGTTCGGGGACGTGTTTGAGGTAAAACGCGTCTCGCCTGGCCTGGTGGACCTGGTACACGGTCAATTGGTTGGCGACAGTAATCCCCCCCGCTGCTTCAGCCATGACGCCTCCACCCTCGGCGGCAGTTCCGGCTCATGCATCGTTGATCTGGAAGGTAGTTGGAAAGTGATAGGTCTGCATTTTGGTGGTCGATCAGGTGTACGCAACCTGGCACATGAACTGGCGTGCGTTCAATGA
- a CDS encoding trypsin-like serine peptidase, with amino-acid sequence MSVVISDDDRLLAEHVCAGDSAFAECFAAAQDGGDTTIAYDAVAPSNIALKERIAAAFAYARLGKWLTELCTQCVAERVVSRDFIAAATRQTPSLRLVGWQKMVEQDSPFKHTALHAKGLIYVTNYICRIVIDGQHAGTGLLVPPDMVMTAGHVFLNQAPLIQGGAVEPHSWERIEVLFDDRFDFIERDLVRVRLKPRPFKVVENWLLAHEAPLSNSGGVATADIDKPDYALVRLAGSPLPYARPLHMQSAAPFHNDPLLIIQHPQGSALCHHDGLVKEPITGSTAFLHSVNSQPGSSGAPCFNTNFEVVGVHTGEAIGSDPARNVALGISLPAKEVARWVAEGEPVRPYFYRCAKGTIHPIVQREKTLDWLKQATTGDNSRILAISPAPRCKTGMSFTADLISALLPNAEHRVVKLSALQFHSQTPLGFVQMLIEACGAPSPRDLPLLDGETTAVAYMRNTLVPELIRKLQKIRDGRLFWLILDDLRRPDDSHVPLSEGTGLRECLDLIYESVAGYDWLRIVLLGYDSVAPDKIKNFWTNEKFEEVRLSAFVDYSRGLIDRIPDQGQRNGYGSLFDRNQQQLENLPPEQQLPIAADYARFLLMNLGVQA; translated from the coding sequence ATGAGTGTGGTCATCAGCGACGACGACCGGCTGTTGGCGGAGCACGTCTGTGCGGGCGATTCGGCCTTTGCCGAGTGCTTCGCGGCAGCCCAGGACGGGGGCGACACAACCATTGCCTATGATGCGGTTGCCCCCTCTAACATAGCGTTGAAGGAGCGAATCGCTGCCGCCTTTGCCTACGCGCGCCTTGGGAAATGGCTTACGGAGCTTTGCACTCAATGTGTGGCTGAACGCGTGGTGTCACGCGACTTCATTGCAGCAGCCACCAGGCAGACCCCAAGTCTTAGGCTGGTGGGCTGGCAGAAGATGGTTGAACAGGACTCGCCCTTCAAACATACCGCTTTGCATGCAAAGGGTTTGATCTATGTCACAAACTATATTTGCCGCATTGTGATCGACGGACAACACGCAGGCACCGGCTTGCTCGTGCCCCCCGACATGGTGATGACAGCCGGGCATGTGTTCCTCAATCAAGCCCCGCTGATCCAGGGAGGCGCCGTGGAACCCCATTCATGGGAGCGAATTGAGGTGTTGTTCGACGACCGATTCGATTTCATCGAAAGGGATCTTGTGCGTGTGCGCCTCAAACCCCGCCCATTCAAGGTTGTAGAGAATTGGTTGCTGGCCCATGAGGCCCCCCTGAGCAACTCCGGCGGTGTCGCCACTGCCGATATCGATAAGCCGGACTATGCCCTAGTCCGTCTAGCCGGATCACCGCTCCCCTACGCCCGCCCGCTTCACATGCAAAGCGCCGCCCCCTTCCACAATGATCCGCTACTGATCATCCAGCATCCCCAGGGTAGCGCCCTATGCCACCATGATGGACTGGTCAAAGAACCTATCACTGGCTCAACGGCATTTCTGCATTCGGTCAATTCACAACCAGGCAGTTCCGGTGCACCTTGCTTCAACACCAACTTCGAGGTCGTTGGGGTACACACTGGCGAAGCGATAGGCTCGGACCCGGCGAGGAACGTCGCCTTGGGCATTAGCCTTCCTGCCAAAGAAGTAGCTAGATGGGTTGCGGAAGGCGAACCTGTCAGACCTTATTTTTACCGGTGCGCCAAGGGCACCATCCACCCGATTGTGCAACGGGAAAAGACACTCGACTGGCTGAAACAAGCGACCACCGGCGACAACAGTCGCATCCTGGCTATCAGCCCAGCCCCACGGTGCAAGACCGGCATGAGTTTTACAGCCGACCTCATCTCAGCGTTGCTGCCTAACGCAGAACATCGCGTTGTAAAGCTCTCCGCGCTGCAGTTTCACTCTCAAACGCCTCTGGGCTTTGTGCAAATGCTGATCGAAGCCTGCGGTGCGCCCTCCCCAAGGGATCTTCCTCTTCTCGATGGCGAGACCACCGCCGTGGCCTACATGCGCAACACCTTGGTCCCCGAGTTGATTCGCAAACTGCAGAAAATTCGCGACGGGCGCCTGTTCTGGCTGATCCTGGATGACTTGCGACGCCCGGACGATAGTCACGTCCCGCTGTCGGAGGGCACAGGCTTAAGGGAATGCCTGGATTTAATCTACGAGTCGGTGGCGGGATATGACTGGTTGCGCATTGTTTTGTTGGGTTACGACAGCGTGGCACCCGACAAAATCAAGAACTTCTGGACCAACGAAAAATTTGAGGAAGTGCGCCTGAGTGCATTTGTGGACTACTCACGCGGGCTTATCGATCGTATACCCGATCAAGGCCAGCGAAATGGCTACGGCTCTCTGTTTGACAGAAACCAACAGCAACTTGAAAACCTCCCACCGGAGCAACAATTGCCTATCGCGGCTGACTACGCCCGTTTTTTGCTGATGAATCTGGGAGTACAAGCATGA